Proteins encoded in a region of the Diospyros lotus cultivar Yz01 chromosome 9, ASM1463336v1, whole genome shotgun sequence genome:
- the LOC127809859 gene encoding zinc finger protein SHOOT GRAVITROPISM 5: protein MLDDSHNHNTAAASAGPSSSSDAFTSSENGVSAKRKRRPAGTPDPDAEVVSLSPKTLLESDRYVCEICNQGFQRDQNLQMHRRRHKVPWKLLKRESPEVKKRVFVCPEPSCLHHDPCHALGDLVGIKKHFRRKHSNNKQWVCDKCSKGYAVQSDYKAHLKTCGTRGHSCDCGRVFSRVESFIEHQDTCTVRRVRPELQALQPACSSRTASSTSPSSDANFGIVPLQRLALPTPPHEHNLELQLLPSSNAYATQSCDENHETNLKLSIGSNNLDAVEAMEASRLKEGASEQLKLAMAEKAYAEEARQHAKKQLEMAEMEFANAKRIRQQAQSELEKAHLLKDQATKRISSTILQITCHSCKQQFEASTSGVPPADETSLAASYMSSAITEGEGE, encoded by the exons ATGTTAGACGACAGCCACAACCACAACACTGCTGCTGCTTCCGCTGGTCCATCTTCCTCTTCTGATGCCTTCACCTCCTCCGAAAATGGTGTCTCCGCCAAGCGCAAACGGAGACCCGCCGGCACCCCAG ATCCAGATGCGGAGGTGGTCTCGCTGTCGCCGAAGACGCTGCTGGAGTCGGATCGGTACGTGTGCGAGATCTGCAACCAGGGGTTCCAGAGGGACCAGAACCTGCAGATGCACCGGCGGCGGCACAAGGTGCCGTGGAAGCTGCTGAAGAGGGAGTCGCCGGAGGTGAAGAAGAGGGTGTTCGTGTGCCCGGAGCCGAGCTGCCTGCACCACGACCCCTGCCATGCCCTCGGCGATCTCGTCGGCATCAAGAAGCACTTTCGGCGCAAGCACAGCAACAACAAGCAGTGGGTCTGCGACAAGTGCTCCAAAGGCTACGCCGTCCAGTCCGATTACAAGGCCCATCTCAAGACTTGCGGCACCAGAGGCCATTCCTGCGACTGTGGCCGTGTCTTTTCCAG AGTTGAAAGCTTCATCGAACACCAAGACACCTGCACCGTCCGGCGGGTCCGGCCGGAACTCCAGGCCTTGCAGCCGGCGTGCTCCTCCCGGACGGCCTCGAGCACGAGCCCGTCGAGCGACGCGAATTTTGGCATTGTCCCATTGCAAAGGCTGGCGCTTCCGACGCCGCCTCATGAACACAATTTGGAGCTTCAGCTTCTGCCATCCTCAAACGCTTATGCAACTCAAAGCTGCGATGAAAATCACGAAACCAATTTGAAACTCTCAATTGGGTCGAATAATTTGGATGCTGTGGAAGCCATGGAAGCTTCGAGATTGAAGGAAGGGGCCAGCGAACAGCTCAAGCTGGCCATGGCGGAAAAGGCTTATGCCGAAGAGGCGAGACAGCACGCCAAAAAGCAGCTTGAAATGGCGGAGATGGAGTTTGCGAATGCCAAGAGAATTCGGCAACAAGCTCAGTCTGAGCTCGAGAAGGCTCATCTTCTGAAAGATCAGGCGACCAAGAGGATTAGTTCGACCATTCTGCAAATAACTTGCCATTCTTGCAAACAACAGTTCGAGGCATCGACTTCTGGTGTGCCGCCGGCCGACGAGACTTCTCTCGCCGCCAGTTACATGTCCTCCGCCATTacagaaggagaaggagagtAA